Genomic segment of Leptospira perdikensis:
CAAGAAGGAACTGAACTTGCTTCTGTTTCTCTCAAACAAACTGAGGCTCTCCAGTCCAAGTATGAGCTTTTGAGTGGAGTCATTAAAACCGCAACGAATAAGATTAGTTCACAAAAAGATGTTAATAATGAAGTTTTAGAGTCACTCGATTTGATCGAATCAATTTCTCGGGAATTGGACCAAGAGTCGAAATTATTAAACCAAGACAAAGACCAGATGGTGGCGGTCGTACAAAAAATGGCTGAAATCAACAGAGAAGTGGTGATTAATGCTAGAAAAGTAGGTGAGAATACTTTAAGTTTGGAAAAACAAGCAGCTGATCTTGCTTCAGAATAATCATTTATCTATGAAATCAAAAATTCTAATATTCTTATTTTTGATTGCACCGACTTTATTACTTTCAGATTCGACCTCCAAGAGGTTTGGGTTTGTAGTTGGAGTCAGTGAATATAAAGAATTGACGCTTGGTGATTTAAAAACAGCAAAAAGTGATGCCTTGGGTATGACTAAGATTTTGTTTAGTTATGGCTCTTACAATCGGATCCAAACCCTGGTGCAGGAAGGTTCTGTTAATTCGACACCTACAAAATATAATATATTATCTAATTTTGAGGCATTATTAGAAGAAACAAAACCCGATGACTTGTTTGTTTTTTATTTTTCAGGTCATGGTGTGGTTGATTATAACGACAAGGTTTATCTCCTTCCAGAAGATGCAAATCCCTTAAAACCATTTGAATCCGGAATCGCCGTCGAACAACTTCTGGAGATGACAAGAAAATACAAACTGAAACGTGTTGTGTTCTTTATTGATGCTTGTCGAAACCCAGAAGATGGAAAAGGGGAAGAAGGCCGTAAGTATTTGGAAGGGACTTCTTTTCGCGATTCTGAAATCGTTTCCATATTTTATTCCACCAAAGTTGGGTATTCTAGTTTTGAAGATCCAAAATCAGGATATGGCGTCTTCACTAAGTTTCTGATTTATGGATTAGAAGGCAGAGCTGATTCTAATTTTAATGGAGAGGTGTCTTACTCTGAATTGTCCAATTATGTGATTTCTTCTTTGAAAGAGTGGTCTAAAGCCAACCAGAAATTACAGAAACCATACACCAAAGAATATGCGGAGAAATCCGAGGATACCATTCTAACATACGCAGTCAATCCAGAGACCTCACTTGCGGATGCTCCTTTGTTCAATCCTTACAATCCAACCTACGCCTTCCGATCGTTTCTTTTTCCTGGCTGGGGACAGTATGCACGTGGTCAGGAAGAAAAAGGCAAGTTGTATATGTCGATCTTTGCATTGGGAGTTTTGTATGCAGGATATCAGTACAATACCTATAGGCACGATAAAGCTAGCTATGAATCGGCGGTAGGAATCCCACCAAACCCGCGCATTGCTGAGACTGTAGCTCTCAATTATTATTTGATAGAACCCCATCGCCAAAAGATGGAGGCTTCTCGAACAAACCTTTCCCAGGCTCTTACGGTACTTCTCATACTTTGGTCGGCAAATGTGTTTGATTTTTATCTCTTGGGACCTAATCCTAAAGAAAAGTCGGGTGTTTGGCTCGAATTTGATTGGGAAAACCAAGGTTATATGGGAATGGACAGGATAGGGAAGTTAGGATATGCGATGCAGTTTTAATCTATTCATAACTTTATTACTCATACAATGTACCGTACAAGACCAATCGAAAAATGCCTTTGATCCTACAACTTTGACTGGTGGTTCCGTTGCCGTTTTATCGACGATGGTTTTCCCAAATCAAATTCAAATTTCATCAAGATACCAGCCGAATGATTATCCATCCTTTGTAAAAACGGAAATATTAGACTTAGATCTAAGCGAACCCGTAGCATCCCATTTCACAAAAACTAATTTTCATGTGTCAGAAAATTACAAAGACGATTTGGTTCTTCGGGATGTATTTCCACTTTCCGAATCAAAAATTCGTGTTTTGTTTTCTGTATCTTCTCGTTCTGAATGGCGGGATCCAATTTCTTTATTCATTCAAAGACCAAACTCTTTGGGATTTGATTCTTTTTCTGGAAAACAGTTTGAATTCAAATTTCCTTACCCTCGTTATATTGGATCTATCTCAGAAGCAAAAGGCCAAATCACATCAGCATCTTTGTTAGACGGAAGAATATTACTTGTTGGTGGAGTTTCGATTGCGGGAAACACTTTGTCTACGGTCGAAATTTTTAATCCCGAAACCGGATTGTCTACCCTTCTTCCACCATTAAGTCAAAGTTTGGTGGGGATGGCTATCTGCACTAACCCAAATGGAATTGTTTATGTATCGGGTGGTAAAACAGTTGCTGGCGCGATCACGGCCAATTCTCAAATCACAGACAGAATTTACCAAATTAATGGATCCGACCAGACAGTGGTGGAACTTCCAGTTGTGCTGCAGAAGAGAAGGTATGGTCATACTATGGTCTGTCTTGCGAATGGGAACCTACTGGTTTCTGGAGGACAATTCCAGGTAGGGAATGATCCGTCTGCTATCACTAATGACCACGAACTCATATCCGTAGAAAATGCAACTTCATCCATTTTGGGTCCAAGTGCAAACTTCCCTATCAATACTTTGTTTCAATACGTAGAGTATGATACGAATAAACAAAGGTTATTGTTTTTTGGAGGTAAGGATCGTCTCGATCCGTATGGTCTATATTCCAGTGTGATTCATAGTTTGGATATTAACTCCCAGGTTTTAACTACTTCGTCTGTTGGTATGCCTACTTCAAGATCCAATGTTAAAAGCATTTTGGTCGCAGGGGGAGATCGATTGGTTTTAGGTGGTGTCATAGGTGGCGGCGTAGGCTCTCGGAGTATAGAGTCGTGGAATGAACTGGATTCTGTATCCAAAATACATGGTTACACAACTAGATTCAAAAATGGCAGTTCTATTGTTCCTTTTTCTAATTCACAAGTGCTTTATACTGGCGGGGTTGATACGTATTACAAATCAGGAATTTTGGAATTATACGATCATATCGAGAAGAAAAATTTTATAGTCGATACAATGATGAATGCGCGGTCGGAACACACTGCTGTTCAAACTGGCCGTGGTATAGTAATATTTGGGGATTCAGCATTAAATGATAGAAGGGTAGAGTTGTATGGAAAAGAATAAACTCATACTTCTGCTTTTATGTCTGGTATCTTGTAAGGTAAGTCCAGGTAAAAACATGTTTGATCCAAACTCACAAGCCAGTTTGGGTTTCCTTCTTTTGGGTGCAGAACCTATTGTGAACATGGAATTTTCAACAAACCGTGTGCAGCCTGGCGGAACTATTTACGTATCAACTAATCATGATTTTACGGGAAGAACTGATGGGTTGAAACTTCCAGTTATTGGCGCTGGTGTAACTCCTATTTCCCAAGTAATCCCTCGAAGCAGATATTTGTACGAAGTTCGTATGAAACCGTCCATTACTAGCGGTAAGTTTAGCATTAATTTAAAAGATTATTATTTGAATGAATCCCTTTTGGTGAATCCAGAGAACTTTGAATTCGAAATTGATTCACAACCACCGGTTTTGGAACTTCGTACAGGAAACGGAATTGATATCTCGGAATTACAATCTGGATTTTTGGATATTGTTTCTAATGAGGATATTGTATGGGATGGAAACTTATCCCAAGTAACCTTATCCGGGACTGCCAAAAACAGTCTTGTTGTTTCAGATGTTATTGTTTCTTCACGTAACATACGTTTATTGTTTGCGGGTAACCCAAATTCAAATGGTGGTGTATTAACCATCTCTTTTTCTAATGTGAAAGACAAGGCCTTAAATTCGCACGCTACAGTAATGGTTCCTGTGAATGTATTTGCGTTTAAAAGCGGACCTAATATGAATGTGGCGAGAAGGTCTTGTGTTGGTATCGAACTTGATGATGGGCGCAGACTTGTTCTTGGCGGAAGAGCAAAAAAAGATGTGTTGATTAACGGAAATGGGACTTTGAGTCACGCAGAATTTTATGATTCTGTTTCTAAACACTTCACACAAGCTCCTGATATGGTTTACCGCCGACAAGAATTTGATGTGGTCAAACTCCTTGACGGAAGACTTTTAGTTTCTGGAGGGTTTGGCGGTAAGGTAGGTGATCCATCTAATGGAAGTCTCACTTCCATAGAAGTGTATGATCCAGTCACAAATACTTGGACTGAGGGCCCTCATTTAACAACACCTCGCCAGTTACATAAAATGACAGTTCTTCCGAACGGTGACGTTTTGGTGGTAGGAGGTTTGACACCTTTTAAACCA
This window contains:
- a CDS encoding caspase family protein, which gives rise to MKSKILIFLFLIAPTLLLSDSTSKRFGFVVGVSEYKELTLGDLKTAKSDALGMTKILFSYGSYNRIQTLVQEGSVNSTPTKYNILSNFEALLEETKPDDLFVFYFSGHGVVDYNDKVYLLPEDANPLKPFESGIAVEQLLEMTRKYKLKRVVFFIDACRNPEDGKGEEGRKYLEGTSFRDSEIVSIFYSTKVGYSSFEDPKSGYGVFTKFLIYGLEGRADSNFNGEVSYSELSNYVISSLKEWSKANQKLQKPYTKEYAEKSEDTILTYAVNPETSLADAPLFNPYNPTYAFRSFLFPGWGQYARGQEEKGKLYMSIFALGVLYAGYQYNTYRHDKASYESAVGIPPNPRIAETVALNYYLIEPHRQKMEASRTNLSQALTVLLILWSANVFDFYLLGPNPKEKSGVWLEFDWENQGYMGMDRIGKLGYAMQF
- a CDS encoding kelch repeat-containing protein → MRCSFNLFITLLLIQCTVQDQSKNAFDPTTLTGGSVAVLSTMVFPNQIQISSRYQPNDYPSFVKTEILDLDLSEPVASHFTKTNFHVSENYKDDLVLRDVFPLSESKIRVLFSVSSRSEWRDPISLFIQRPNSLGFDSFSGKQFEFKFPYPRYIGSISEAKGQITSASLLDGRILLVGGVSIAGNTLSTVEIFNPETGLSTLLPPLSQSLVGMAICTNPNGIVYVSGGKTVAGAITANSQITDRIYQINGSDQTVVELPVVLQKRRYGHTMVCLANGNLLVSGGQFQVGNDPSAITNDHELISVENATSSILGPSANFPINTLFQYVEYDTNKQRLLFFGGKDRLDPYGLYSSVIHSLDINSQVLTTSSVGMPTSRSNVKSILVAGGDRLVLGGVIGGGVGSRSIESWNELDSVSKIHGYTTRFKNGSSIVPFSNSQVLYTGGVDTYYKSGILELYDHIEKKNFIVDTMMNARSEHTAVQTGRGIVIFGDSALNDRRVELYGKE
- a CDS encoding Kelch repeat-containing protein: MEKNKLILLLLCLVSCKVSPGKNMFDPNSQASLGFLLLGAEPIVNMEFSTNRVQPGGTIYVSTNHDFTGRTDGLKLPVIGAGVTPISQVIPRSRYLYEVRMKPSITSGKFSINLKDYYLNESLLVNPENFEFEIDSQPPVLELRTGNGIDISELQSGFLDIVSNEDIVWDGNLSQVTLSGTAKNSLVVSDVIVSSRNIRLLFAGNPNSNGGVLTISFSNVKDKALNSHATVMVPVNVFAFKSGPNMNVARRSCVGIELDDGRRLVLGGRAKKDVLINGNGTLSHAEFYDSVSKHFTQAPDMVYRRQEFDVVKLLDGRLLVSGGFGGKVGDPSNGSLTSIEVYDPVTNTWTEGPHLTTPRQLHKMTVLPNGDVLVVGGLTPFKPFQSIAMVELVHITNNPATMTVETIGDLADPRGKQTQTISHPSGKVVIFGGERSDVTGPMPNDFNAYALDSIAIYDISSKTLSSSSAKLYKRFNHFSHELNNGEILIFGGVNSRLDTSQPVLRAQIYNPVTDTIRDHKNLLFGREWGSSFVFPYGKDQLIIAGGLEYRTVNGSTFDSIHDTESWSESINRFYMTSRSLNARWEGCEIRYSSTSGGGGMILGGRIGEILGNTEEYSFE